The DNA sequence ACGGGGTCTGGCTTTCCACAGGAAAGAACTACCTTTAGAACAGGTGCGTTACAAACAGCAGGGTGAGTTAATACAAgagccagagagaggaggaaagttTTATTACAACTTAATTccacataatttaaaaaaaaaaaaaacctttaaaactGTTAGCTGTAATACAAATTCTTTTATAGTATAAAATCAAGTTGCCAGTGTATGTATCAGTACCACACTTGAGAGTCTTGGGCTCCCACTGCTGACGGGTGCTTTTCGCAGCCCACCCGGGTGGTCAGGACTCCTGTGAGATCCATCCACTTCTCAGGGTCAGCCCAAGCAGCACCGAGGTTTCTACAGAGCAAGGTTTAGCACTCAGAGACAAAGCACGGTGAGGCTCTTCTAGTTTAAACTTCATAGAAATACCTACAGCTGTAAACTGGAGAAAGCACTTACACATCTAAGCATGCCTCATAACATCCTTTGGACACAAAATTCCTAAACTGCTCGGCTCCCTGTGGGTTGCTAcagctatatttaaaaaaaacactgaactATTTCAGAAATCATTCACAAACTGAAAGATTAAAATTGGTCTCTTCATAAAGAGTCTCTTCTGTGAAATAAGACATACACACTGCATCTCTATTCAGTAACAAACTGAGGAATCTTGAACAGTTTGGGAAACCTGCACAGCTTAACCCAGGTTTTCTGATCTcctgaaaacagacaaaatccAGCCATGGGATTGTGTGAAGTCTGTATTTGTTACCTGcccacaggaggaaaaaaaaaaaaaaaaaaaaaaccacaccacaaaaCATGTGGGAGGAACAGAACAGATTGTAGACTGAAGCACTGGACTAATTACAATCAAATGCACCAAGAATTGTAGGGggtaaaaaaagggaaggaaaatcaCAAACTAAGAATGCCCACTGAATGGAAAAGCTCGTTGGATCTGTGTGCTCCTGAAGCTCATTCTCATGAAAAGCAGAGGCTGGAGGAAACCAGCTGTCAGCCAGCAGGACTTTTGCTCCTggcagaaagcaacagaaatacaaGGCATCTAATGACTATTAATGAGGTACTCCAAAGTCAGTAAAAAGTTTTTGATGGTGTTCAAAGTTCACTTTCCACTCATTTTCATCACTATCATGTTACTCTCCTCAGTACTGTTGTGCAATCCATTTATTAAGTAATAATCTAGATGGGGATAAAGTGTTCTAGCATAATGTAATCAATAATGTAATCAATTCAAATGAATTGATAAGTACTTGACATTTATCTCACCATACTCTCTTCCAGTTAACACCAGGATGGCTGCTCTGTGAGCCTGCAGAAACAGCAGGGGGGGGTGCAATAATACTTGCTCACAGGATTTCTTCTCCACCAAATTATTGTAATCCAGTTAAGAATAACCACAAAAGATGCAGAACTAAAAGATTTCAGCATGTACAaaagtaaaagatttttaaaacagtagtAGCTTCAGTACAAAATTGCAACtacatgtagaaaaaaaaaaaagaggtgccTGTTGTTGAAATTAAGTCTATTTAAGAGCAGTTCAAACATAtcacaaactttaaaaagtacatCTCTGAATGAAGCAAAGGTTATGGGCTTGCACCAGGGTAACTAGGCAGTTGATTTCAGCCTGAccagcattaaaaaaccccacatgtaCTGgcttaaataaatacattttaaacatgacAAACTATTTACTCAGTTACTGAAATTTacctaaagaaaataatcttgaatTACAAGGCACAGAGTTAATTGCTGTCTGCAAGTGAAGCCCACACTAAAGGCCTACTACTAAAGGCAGAACGTGGTGAGTAGAGGTTACCTCAATGAAATACTCCTACACCCTCATAGCCTGCagggcagtgctgcaggagcCACATCTGGAACAGCACTTCTTCTACGAGTGCAAAAGACACAAAGACACTCCGGGCAATGGCACTTggtgaagaaaaatatgcagagtCTCTAGGCTTCTGCAAACATCATGCATAATGGGTGTTTTGGTGTTGCCTGCGATCAGGCAACATTTGGAACTCTGTATTGGTTCACTAGCCACATACACCAGTAACTGCAGTTTGTAATCTATGGGTTGCAGTTTGCTAAAGCAGTACCAGTACAAGCATACCTCAGATATACAAAAATTGCAGTTAGTGTCAGCATCAGTTGTACCAGCTGAAAAAAGGCACACCCTCTTTAAAGAGGGAAATTAGGGCACAAATACGAATCTTTCTATCCACCTGGTATTTTTGCCTGTATCAGATAAAGCAAGGTCAAATTAACACAAGATCCCTAATAACcttgtttatgtattttctgttatCTTGCTAAAATGAGACTTTTTTCTGCCCAGGGCATACACCAGTGCAGTTTTGCATGTGTGGGAATCACAAGAAAGCAAGTTCTGAATTACCCATTGAGGCTGCATCCGGACAAAGACAGCACTGTCAACTTCAGACAACAAAGCCCAGTCCAGCACCACCAGTTTCACACAAAGTATGTTTGAAGCATGCTGCTTTCATACCACCAAGCTGTAAGGTTAAGTCTAAGGAAGGTTTCATGCGCTCACTCCTCAGCTGGTCCCAGAATCACACATAAAGAACAGCGCACATCCTGAAAATAAGCCAGCTGCCACTCACTAGAGCTGCTGAAGAAAGTTAAAAAGTACATAAATAGGACTTCAGTTAAGAGTTTATAAAAACTGATCACCTAGTAGAGAGGAGAAAACTGCCCAAGTAAACCTATCCAGTGACTGGCTAACCATTACAAATttaactgaaaccatcagtgagTTGCCAGGAAGAAGCAAGGGTTCCTGGTTCCTCTAAATAGAACCTCCAAATTTTGTCAGTGTTctagaaaaacaacaaagtaaTTTGACGTAAAAATCTCAGGTGGTGGCCCCAAGAACATTAAGTGAAGCAATGAATTCCTCAAGAACAAACGGGCAGCTGTCAGGTCTCTGGGATTCAAAGGGATCACaccaaaaatctcattttgagAAGTGTCATCCTAACTACCTCTGTCAGTCCAAGAAGAGAACTGTTGAGTTTATTCTCAAGGTGCAAAGTCTCATTGGAGAGTGAAATAAAAACTCAGTTTAGAAGATTATGGAAGACTTGCATCTAAACTACTCTTCCACCTCTCCAATTCAAAAGTATGAAAATCACCCATTTGAGTGATTCATCATTATTCTAAGTTCCTTGCATTAGGAGAAATCAGCTCCTGCTTCTATTAATAAAATCATTGCAGGTGTTCCCTGGGTCTTGCTCATTGCATTAAACATGCCTTATGCTAACTCTTCATATAAAATGATCACAGTTCACTATAAGGTGAATCTCAGTAATATTTCAGGCATTTTTGCATGTAAACAAATTGTTTTCAAGCTTTAAATTGACAAATTAAAACAACTGGACAGTCAGAATTCTGTTCATAAAACAAATTCCATCAGTAAAGAAGGgatggaaaaagcagcagctatgCTTAAAGCAAAGTTATCAGAATTTGTGCTTTTCAGCAAGTCTAGTAACTGATAGCTATCTAGTAAAGAAGTCTGGCTTCAAAGAACTcctgtcttttattttcctccattaAATAAGGACAGAAGCCAAGTGATCCATGGAGAAGCTGAAGACTGGAACTTTAGAAATAAAGTAGGTATTTGACCTCTCagttgtgtaaaaaaaaaaaaatctgttctgtttcagtttCCCTGAAGCAATAAGACTGCAAGAATTTTTGTTGCATAAACCATTTCTGCTTAGAGCTGTTAGTGCAAGATGCAAATCTTcaatttaattcattaaaaagcCCTCCAAGATTCAACTTCGAACATCCATCACCCAAGGTAACTACAATAAGACACATTTTCTTGTGTTCTTCTTTGTCACAGGATACAGAACTGCACGCACAGCTTCAGCAAACACCTCCCGAACACCCTCCTGATTCAACGCTGAGCACTCCAAATATTTGACTGCTCCAATTTGTTTAGCCAGCGAAGTCCCCTGCTGCGGGGTAGTGGGAGCCAAACTTTGCTCTTTCAACTTTTTAACTGTTTCCAGGTCATTTCTCAAGTCTCTCTTCGTGCCCACTAAAAGAATGGGAACATTTGGACAGTGGTGAGAAACTTCAGGATGCCATTTGTGCCTCACATTTGCATAGGAAGAGGGGCTACCAATGGAGAAACAGATGACGAATACATTGGTTTGAGGATACGAGAGCGTGCGCAGGCGGTCATATTCCTCCTGGCCTGCAGTGTCCCAGAGATTCAGGCTAACTGTCCGGCCATCAACAGTCATTTGGGCACTGTAGTTGTCAAACACAGTAGGGATGTACTCTTCTGGGAAAGCATTGGTGGTATAGCTGATGAGAAGACACGTTTTTCCCACAGCACCGTCTCCAACAACTACACACTTTATAGTCTGCATTCTTTGCCCAGAAACAAAGACCtgcacaaagcaagaaaaaaaaattaggaaaagcaTACTCAATTATAGTCATTTTAAAGATAAGCTTTAGCCAGTGTTTTTAATATTGCTAACAATTTCTTATCACAGCTAAACACACTCAGTCAGAGCCATTATGAAGAGCTTACAGGCTAGAAAGACAATAGTGAAATGGAGATACAATGAGTTGAGAGCTCAGTGACAACTGGCTGCATTCCAACCATGTAAATACAAAACTAGCCAAATTTCCACAGTCTTGCCTTACTACCAGACAGTGTCCCACAGGCAAAGGGACAAGACCTTAGAGATACCTACAAGTGGAAAGGGATCACAAACTCAGACCTAGTAACAAGGTACTCTGTCATTTGTTAGGTTCACACACACAcctgtgtatacacacacacccctccaaGATTCACAGTTCTTGTCTACACAGTATACTGCCTAAACAGTTTACCACAAAGAAAGGTCCAAAAATTATGTAATAAACCAAGATATCCATTGCTGGGCTCCACTGCTACTGTTTACTGTAATAAATCACTCAACTCAAGATCAATCAGACCTCCAGACACTGCATTAGTTAGAGGACACCAGATAAAGGTTTAGAAAGTAGCACATAcaagaaaagctgttctttgAAATATAACTAGCCATGGTACCCAGATTAGAATACATAAAGAATTTTTCTAAAGAAGCCAAGAACAGATTATTCTCACTAATCAGCAACAGAACAAGCAAAACTTAATAGGCTTGAGCTACAATAAAGAAAGCTTATAACTGAGCattagaaaaatacatgctGTAAAACATCAGCAATCAAACAGCCTTCCTAGGCAGACTGGGGAATTGTTACAGGACATACTTGATACTTAAAGGCTTCCCTATCCCCTTCCTAATATGTGAGAAGTAGGTTTAATAGTCAAATAGATATAGCCTAAAACTCAATTAATTCTAAACTTTCCTCACATGAACAGCAGGAACTTTGAAAATAGCATGGAACAACTACAAGCAGTCACTTGTTGTACATTTGTAGTATGCTGGAGCTTCCACTGCTAGCCTGAACAAGATGAAACTTGCATCTGCCTTCTCACCCAAATGCCTTTGAGGTACTAGCAGTAATCCTCAACCAGCAGCAAATACGCTGCTtcaaactgaagaaacaaacagtGGGAGGAACTATATTGCATATTCCAGAAAAATCATAGCTCCAACGCCATCAAAATAGCAAAGAGACCACAAGAAAATGAGCAATAGTGAAATACTTCACTTACAAAAGTCATGAAACCCCCTCCCTCCAACTTCCTCTTCAAGACCATCCAAACAAATCAACACCTCATTACCATTTAAGTCTCAGCTTTGTCCTTTTTGACAAAGTCTTTATTGTATCCACATACTGCTGTCTTCCCACTAGGAGCACACATGATTCTTCTGTACTAAGTGAAAACATACTACCTTAAACTTTGGCACAAAGCTGCAACAGACAACTCGAGTGATACCGACTGTGGTCACTATAATATACAGTGCTTAAGGAAGTGTCAACGTATGTACACACGCACTACTGAAAACCAGTCAGTGGTGGGAAGCAGTGCAGAAACCTTGCTCCATAAAGACCCAGCAGGACATTGGAGGGGAAGAATTTGgaggaaaacaagcaggagGAAGATCCAGAAGCAGTTTATCCTTTTTGAAAATGGCAggaattacatttctaaaacaaCATGAATCACCTGAAATGAAATCTGGCAAGGACTTCTGAGGTTTGGCAGGAAAGCATACATGTGAGTTTCATCATACAGCAAAAACAACAGTCATCCTTTTTCAAGGCTCCAGTCAAGTGTAAAGAGAGGTGTATGTGCAACTGCATATTGTAAAGGTAATCAGTAAAATGAAGAACAGCACTGACCAGCAAAAGCTGACAGAAATACTGCATATATTATTCCAGAACAGTTGCACCAAGATTTTCATTTAACAGGGCTagggaaacaacaacaaaaaaaaacccaaccaaacaaaaaatcagtacATTCTGTCAAATTACAGGCTtagaaagatttcttcttttcaacaTAATATTCCTAAACACAAAGGGTCTAAGTGCTACAAGCAAACAGTGACAGAAGagagaatgtattttaataccATAACACTGTTCTACCTGAAGATGCAACTGTAACTCACCATCCTAGTCTCTACTGCTTCTCTCCCAGTAGGGCAGATCACTACCTGCTTTCAGACACTGCCACACTCTCTCCAGCAGCAAGGCTGCCTTCAGAAGTTTCCAAACCCTGTTTCCCCTTCTCACCCAGGTAGCACACCATGTGACCACATGCTGAAAAAGGGTTAGGAGTTGTTTCATCCACTTTACTGAGCAGTACCACAATCAACTGTGTTGGTACAACCAAGCCAGTGGTAGCATATGGTGGGAATGAATCACGGGGGGAGTAACATCATATGCTGCTATTGCTGCCAAAGTATCACTGGACTGCAGCACAGAGAGCAGGTTTTAAAGCTTATTCCTGTGTTTACTGCAAACCACTGAAGTACTAGAAGATGCTGTGCCAGAAACCCTAGTGGTGACCAACAATTCCAGAGCAAAAGTTGTTTTCCAAATGAACTACCTATGCAACAGACCACTACTTTGATCAGTCAACAAGTGACATCACAGACATGGCAGAACTAAGTCAGTTGGATACATGCAATAAAAACTCAACTGTAGCAACAAAAGTCTCATGGAGAACGAGCTACACAAAGCCTTTTATATGCCCAGTTCAtagtttctaaaataaacaaattgcaAAGACTTGTAAACAGATCTCTctttaaaacacaaaccacGAGCTCCCCCAGGGACTTACACCTCTATGCATTTCTGTCCAGAGCTTTTCACAGAAA is a window from the Buteo buteo chromosome 22, bButBut1.hap1.1, whole genome shotgun sequence genome containing:
- the LOC142043313 gene encoding rho-related GTP-binding protein RhoG-like isoform X1 codes for the protein MQTIKCVVVGDGAVGKTCLLISYTTNAFPEEYIPTVFDNYSAQMTVDGRTVSLNLWDTAGQEEYDRLRTLSYPQTNVFVICFSIGSPSSYANVRHKWHPEVSHHCPNVPILLVGTKRDLRNDLETVKKLKEQSLAPTTPQQGTSLAKQIGAVKYLECSALNQEGVREVFAEAVRAVLNPVSKYYCTPPCCFCRLTEQPSWC
- the LOC142043313 gene encoding rho-related GTP-binding protein RhoG-like isoform X2, with amino-acid sequence MQTIKCVVVGDGAVGKTCLLISYTTNAFPEEYIPTVFDNYSAQMTVDGRTVSLNLWDTAGQEEYDRLRTLSYPQTNVFVICFSIGSPSSYANVRHKWHPEVSHHCPNVPILLVGTKRDLRNDLETVKKLKEQSLAPTTPQQGTSLAKQIGAVKYLECSALNQEGVREVFAEAVRAVLYPVTKKNTRKCVLL